gtaaatgggagtctttaCATTGTCTTCCATCGGCATTGAATCGGGCCATAAGAACTTGATCATGCAGCATTAAATCACATGAGCAATTCCACGGTGGACTGTGGGACTACTCGCCTGCATAAGGATTACAGCATTTTACACACAACTGTTAAAAAGCCTTCTGCAGCAACTTAACTCCTCACTTGTCTGTACAATAAAGGGAAAAGATAAcgtaataaaaaaggaaaatgaaaagagGGCACACAGATTTCAAGCAGTTTGTAAAAAATAACACAGAGGATCAATCTATAATGcaagttccttttttttttaaatgacacttGCTGTATATTTCACAGAtaggaaaatgttattttattgaACTGAAAGATATATATGTTTCACCTAGCTATCACATCTTAAGTAATCAGCAATGGCTCTTAAAGAAATCTGTAATTACTTTGAGCATGTCATTAGTTAGATGTAAAATGAATGATATTGCTCTCTTTTATTACCCTGAGTGATATAGCCATTGGTATCATAAATTCATTGACCTCATCTTAAATGATCAATCCTGTAAGACAGACTTGATACATTAATTCTTAAGTGACATTTTTCTCCTCCAGTAATTTCTCCCCACTTTGAAGgattgtttttctccatttttagcATTATATTCTAGGATGTAATTTTACCAGGAAGTCACATACGCTCCTCCCCATCCTCACAAAGTATTTCAGACAGGCAGGTATCAGTTACCTTAACCTTAATCACTTTGGGATATTGCATAAAATCAGTTAGATAATTATGAGACATTGGTCCATCTAGAATGTTCACAGGAATAGAAATATTGCATCTAGCTTTTGTGCCTTTAATTTTATCTGATGATAAAAGATACTGAAAGGGCTGTGATCAATGTGTGAGTGAGGCAGACTGGCTTGAGCATTTCTGGTACCTCAGTGAATGATTGAAAACAGGACAAATCAGTAGAGAATTTCTAAGCAGGATTTCTAACTATTTTAGcagagaagagaaaatatttgtttagctGCAGGTGCCATAGGAACCCATTGGAGACAAACAAATCAATACAGCAATAAAACACTGAAGTATTTCAGTGAACTCTTCAACTGATAACCAATACAATTAAATGATTAGAAAGATGCCAGGAGTTTTCtgctgtattttttcttttaatctgtttGGCCAAAGCCACTGAGCTCTTCAGTAGAAAGAtaaagaagctttttttttttttaatcccttcctATTTTTCTCAATTATTTCTTTGCCTACAGTCTTGAAGTCTTTAGGAGTAGATTGTCACTTTACAATGTGCCCTGAAGAAGGGGCAGCACATAGCTACACCATCCCAGGAGCAGACCAGAGAGGAGGTTATGGCGTGGAGCCCTGTTTACTCCCTTGCTCcactgggtggagggggaagtaTTCTACTGCTGGTATAGATCAGTAGCAGATTACAACCACTCTGCATTAGCTCAGCTCTGCTGAAAAGTATGTTGGGAGTAGAGACAGGATCAATGTTCTCTTCATTGCCTGCGTATTCCTTACCTATCTGTGCAGCAGAGGGAGTAGCGCCCTTCCCATGCTGTAGCCCATGGGGAGTGTAGCCTGCCCAGGAGAttaaggaggcaccttactccCTTATACCCAATTCTATAAATGGAATGTGAATACCATTTTGGCAAACTCTACATCAAAAATTACCTTGGGCCAAATATTGCCAGCGTTACTGAGGAAAAGCTTCTATTAACTTGAAGTGCAGACTCAGAGCCaaattctctctccttcctgaaaaACTCTGAAAAAGCCAGAGAAGCCTCAGGTTCAGCTTATGGGGTTTCACCGGATCATCCTGTTGGGGGACAGGGTTTGGCCCCATGGAGGCGGTGGGGGATTGCCTTACAAACCCTTAGGTGTTCCAAGAGCCTCAAAGGCCTTGGGCACTGGAGCACATGCCCGATACTCGGCACTACTTCCCAGTCCCCATCTGCCCATTTGTCACTATCGTTCCCTTAGCTTTTATGTGCTTTTCCATGGCAACTACTCCCGTTTGGGGGTGAGGAACGCCCATCCCAGCGAAGGAATCAGTACACTGTAGGAATCCCAGCTGGTCTGaggaaatggggataatgacctATGTTGAGTCCATCCCTCAGCTCTCTCTTGGCAGCTATCTACCCCTGTCACAGCTCCCCATTCAGtacaagggatttctggagctaTGGGGAAATTGTGGTTTGTGCCCAACTTTCTTTCCGCTTCAGAAAATTGCTCCATTTTGCAGGTATCTTCTGTGGGAATGTGAAGAGGGCAAAAAGTGACCCAGAGTTGGGCAGCATTTCACTACTTCTTATTACAATTAATAAAACCCAACAGTTCTTCCCCCTTAATACTTCCTATACAGTAGGAAGGAGTTCTGCTGTATTCACTGTGAGTACACATCATTTTACAGTCCTACAAAGGTCTGGGTGCATCTTTCCAGCTAAGGCTTTTATGTTGGTGCTTTTGTTATGAGTTTACCAGTTTATTTTGAATTGTAGgacattacatttttatttttccagctcTGAAGGGATTGCCACATTTGTAAGGTTTGTAACGTGCAGTGAAACTCTCTTTCTTGTCTGGATCAATGCAGTGGAAATGAGAATGTAGACTGCATTGAGCATAACAAACTAcatatggccagatcctcaggtggtgtaaatcagtgttgcaCTTTTGACTTCTATAGAACTACACTGGTTTATTCCGGATGACAATCTGGCCTATTGATTTCCAGACTTCAGAGGTGATTTAGTAGTCAAAGGATCATTTAgtttaatacttttaaaaaatctttgagTCAGGATGAAAACCTCATGAgtgaataaaaagagagagagacagtgcataagagaaagagagaaatggtTAAAGGATAACCAAAGAGCTACatagctaaaaaaaaaatagtataactatatatatatatatatatacacacacacacactctaaaatGTCATCACTGTTTATATTGAAAGAAAGCTGAGAGTTAAATGAGATGAGTAATCAAATGTCCGACATATGTTGTTTTGAATTGTTTATATGGCCAATAGttattaaaattaattatgtttttaaagctgccatttcacagtgatattcttttcttttgtttttatatatatatatatatatatatatattatatataaaatgtaaagaCAGTCATCTTAAAAAAGCTGTTCGGAAAAGTAAGAATACACCCAATATAGTACTGTATTCTGACATGGTCAGAGGCTCAACATACTGATTATAGAGAGCGCTAAAGTCTCCGTGTATGGAATATTTTGAGAACTcaaataaatgacaaaaaatgGTGGGAGGGCTTGTGTATGTAACATTCTGTCAAAAAGTAAGGCACTGAAAAATCTGACATCTGTTTATCTGTTTATAGCTATGGCAAGATTACTCATATTAATTCTTGTTTAAAATGCCATATGAAGGAAAGGCATTTGTGCAAACAAGAGTCATATTTGAATTGTAGATCATGTCTTCACCATCTGTGAGAGCTGTTGGTGTTGCAAAATTAATGTGTTAATGAAATCACAATAATTTCTCTGAAGTAATGGATTCTGAAGCCTAGAATGACTATTTTTTGAACTTTGGTGTCTAGTGGTTTACAGTTGAGAAAGCCTTTCACAGCTTAATTAGTTCTGTAtccttacttaaaaaaaaaaaaattggcaatgCCTTCACCACACCAGTCATAGCGCAGAAAGGAATAAAacggaaaaaagaaaaaaagaaaaagcttgtAATACTAAGTTTTTGCTATAGTATTTGAAAAGTTGCTAAATAAGACTTCATCTGCCAAGAAGTTTTACACAAAGTGACTAGTGAAAAGAGTGGGCAAACAGCTCAGAAAATAATTCCAGCTTGTCGAAACATCACAAGTTGGTAATATCTGAACCTTACACAGATTTCATGACTGTTTCCAAGTTTCTATTTGGAACGCATAGCAAATGATGTATGGTGCTTTTGGTTTTTGATACCATTTAAAATACGTCTCCCTTTCCAACTTATTATCTAACACAGTTAATAATGTAAAATGTTACAAGGTGCTGTAGCTCAGCAGACGTTGTTTGCAGTCATTTTTGAGGATCTTTCTGGAATCCTTTTCAAATTGTTTCTTGATCGTATTTATCGTGTAGCAACTCAACATGTCAAAGAACATGTAGGTTATGTACCAGGTAGGTACATAGCCACATACACGTGCAGgcgcacagagacacacacacacacacacacacacacacacagatcttcagctggcttaagtTGTCATAGAAGCTACGTCTAagaagtcagtgaagctatgccaatttacagcagctgaggatctcctCCAcagtatgtatatataatatttaatgTATTGTATAAGACAGAGTTAAGAATAGGAGGGCCATAAAAATTTGGGACATTTAGTTCAGTTATATTCTGAcgtaaaaaaatgtaattttcacaCAATGTTTCTAATTTGTCCCTGTTAGAGAAATAAATCAGATATTTAGAAAGCACTGAAAAATGACTATTAAAATTACACCAAAAAGAGAAGATCACTTTTCTTACCTGTTTTGATTTTGTTACTGTGTTGTAGGTATGTGACTGGTGTAAGCACATAAGACACACAAAAGAGTATCTGGATTTTGGGGACGGGGAACGAAGGCTTCAGTTCTGCAGTGCAAAATGTCTCAATCAGTACAAAATGGACATTTTCTACAAAGAGACACAGGCCAATCTTCCAGCTGGACTGTGCAGCACATTACATCCTCCAGTCGAAAATAAAGCAGAAGGTACTGGGGTACAGCTGCTGACTCCAGATTCTTGGAATATACCGCTAGCAGATGCTCGGAGAAAGGCCCCATCCCCAGTGTCTGCAGCTGGCCAAATTCAAGGCCCTGGACCATCAGCGTCTACCACTGCCTCTCCGTCTGACACTGCCAACTGCTCTGTCACTAAAATCCCCACGCCAGTTCCCAAACCTATTCCCATGAATGAGAATCCAAATATTCCACCAGTTTCTGTTCAGCCACCTGCTAGCATTGTGCCTCCAATTGGTGTCCCACCTCGAAGCCCTCCCATGGTGATGACAAACCGGGGGCCAGTTCCTCTGCCCATATTCATGGAACAGCAAATTATGCAGCAAATCCGTCCACCATTTATTCGAGGGCCACCTCATCATGCCTCAAATCCTAATAGCCCTTTGTCCAATCCAATGATTCCTGGAATTGGTCCGCCACCAGGTGGTCCCAGGAATATAGgtcccacctccagccccatGCACAGGCCAATGCTATCACCTCATATTCATCCCCCAACAACACCTACCATGCCTGGCAATCCCCCAGGGTTACTACCACCTCCCCCTCCCGGAGCTCCTTTACCTAgccttccctttccccctgtcAGCATGATGCCAAATGGTCCTATGCCTATGCCACAGATGATGAACTTTGGATTGCCATCTCTTGCCCCACTGGTGCCACCTCCAACCCTCTTAGTGCCATATCCTGTCATTGTTCCTTTGCCTGTACCTATCCCTATTCCAATTCCCATCCCTCACATCAATGATTCCAAGCCCCCCAATGGCTTCTCCAGCAATGGTGAAAACTTCATTCCAAGTACCTCCAGTGATGCAGCAGGGGCAAAGCCAACAAATAATTCTACGTCCCCTAGAGATTCAAAGCAAGGGCCTTCTAAATCCTCCGACTCGTCACCTAGCTGTTCGGGCCAGTCCTTAAATCAAGCTCAAGTGGTTCAGGAGCATAGTAGAAATGAAGTTGTTGATTTGACTGTGAGACCTAGTAGTCCAATGAACAATAAATTTAGTTTTTCCAGTGTACTACAGGGTCCACAGGATGGTGTGATAGACCTAACTGTAGGGCACAGGTCTAGGCTACACAATGTTATCCACAGGGCTTTACATGCTCAAGTTAAAGTTGAACGTGAACCTAACAGTGTTGTAAATTTGGCTTTGAGTAGCTCAGATAAAAGGAACTGCAGCAACTGCAGGGACAATTGCAGCCcaattgaaacaaaaatgttaccTTGCAGCCACCCAGCTCACTGTGGTCCTGTCTCACTGGCCTCTGGCACTTCAGGACTAGAAACTAGTGCAGCAGTTTGCAATGTCATTGTGAATGGCACAAAGAGCACAGAGGGTTCTAAGAACTCAGAACAATCCCCAGAGCAGAAAAAGCCTCAACCTCAAGAAGAGCCAGCAGTGAGTGAGTTGGAATCTGTTAAGGAGAACAACTGTGCATCAAACTGCCACCTAGAAGGAGAGGCTGGCAAGAAGATGGGGGAAGAGCCCCTCACTGGGGGAGACAAGCAAGACCCCAACCTTAACAACCCTGCAGATGAGGACCATGCATATGCTTTGCGGATGCTGCCCAAGACAGGTTGTGTGATCCAGCCTGTGCCAAAACCAGCAGAAAAGACTGCTATGGCACCATGTATAATCTCAACGCCAATACTCAGCACAGGGCCAGAGGATCTGGAGCCACCATTGAAAAGGAGGTGTCTCCGAATTCGAAATCAGAATAAGTAAAGGTTTGTGTAACCACTACTGCCTTCTGTGTGAATAGAATGAATATCAGTGTTTTCAGGTATGATTCACACTCATATGGATATGGCTTTtgtaaaacaaagagagagattccgatttattaacaaaaaaagagaaaatattattatttatgtttttaatattGTCTTTGTcttgtatcatctttgtatctgtcAATCCTCCACCCATCGGCAGTGTCTTCAGCTTTGTGCTCACAGAACATTCCGCTATGGTGCTGGCTGTGAAGTTCTTGTGTTGTGTATGTCTTAACTCATGGATCTCTACCTATCACAAGTTCTAGGTCTGAGCAGTCAATCTGGTTTTAAATGTTTAACCCAATTGGGTACCGGCAAGTCATGTCCTCATGACCACAATGTTTAATTATCGTCATTCCCCCTCAGCAGAGCAGACCAACTCCACAGCTTGCTGCTAGTTCAGCGCATGATTACTCATTGTTTTGGTTAATCACAATCATATTACTCCAACCTGCATTCAGAGTAACACACTGACTTCAAGCTGGCACAGGTGGAGTTAAAAGCAGTTTAGGCCCTGGCTATGTTCAAGAGTTCTTTCTTGAGTTTTGCTCCAGTAGGTATCTGTGCTTAGACCCCATCTCCCATTAGGGATCTTACCATCTTGTCTCAGGTTAATAGGCAGTGATGTTTATGTCCTGGTGGCCTCTAGGATGTAGAACTCCGCTCCCTTACAACCCAGACGCCTGTCTCAGTCCATCTCTCTCACTTTTAAAAGCATGTTAGcacttttttttcaaatttatattttttattatggtCCGTGACTGAGGCCAGAGGgctctactgcaatataaataataattccacCCCACTGAGGTGAAACAGTGATCCAGAGGCAAAAACGTTCTGCAACCCATTCCCTTCAACCCCCCCAATTTGCTGAGTCCTGGTGACAAAACAGTACCTTTATAAAATTAATACTTTAATATATGTCTATTCTTGCTTCAAACGTGTGTGCACAATGTAATTGCATTTGCCTTAGATACATGAGATTGGAGAggttctttaagaaaaaaaggagAGTGGTGGGTGTTACAAGAACCCATTCAGAAATCAAATACTGACGATTTGCCGGATATGGCTTGGTGACATGCCAAATTTTATTACAATCTGTAGAGTATTCCATAACCTCCAGTAAATCATATTTTGTGCTGTCCATTGTAGTGCAGTAATGACTCACAGAAGTTGCCATTAACAGCTCAGTATCCATTAACAATTAACATGTTGTGGTATCTGGGATACTGCAATATTCCTCTATGCTCATAATAGAGAATAAGTGCACAATCACAGACACTGGGATGTGATAAACGCTAACTTTTTATATGGGGACCACTGTATTTACTGTTCTTGCTCTTATACCCTTGAATACAGAATGAGCTCTCCCTTTGCTCACAAAGAGTTTTTTTCAcgtatttacttattttaatgtCCACACTCGTTCAGTGAAATTGAACCCCTATCCTATGCTCAAGGCACacactgacatttaaaaatacacttaTTAAATAGACTACACCTGTAAGTTTCTTGGACCAATAATTAACGTATATAATAACCCAGAAGCTGAAAACATACTTAAGATCTTCCAGCCCCTCACAGCTAGGGAAAACAAATGGACCTTGCAGTATGCATATTATATTACCTTGCTATTAAAGCATCAAGATCTTTGTTGCAAACACTGCTATGCTATGGTCAGAGCTCATATCATAATAAATACTGTTCGAGCCAAACTGTATAATCATACACACAACTATGCTTTACATCGGAACAGTGCTTTGATCTATAGGGAATACTGCTGTTTGACTATCTCCCTATTAATTATTATCAGGCTAACCCATGCCTTTTGCATTAATCCCATTTACCTCAATCCACAGTGTCTACACCATGTTTATACCTGAGCTCAATTCACTTTAGTTTAACATCAGTCAGACTACCGCATCTTCCACAGTTAGGCACTCTCAGCTCAGAAAGCTCTGGCTTCATTCAGATGTTTATCTGTTTGTGGTGCTGACACTATTGTATGTGACATAACTTTGCATATAATATTCCACACAGAAACTGGATAACCTGAGCTCAGACAGACAGCACCCAAAAGACACAAAGAGGAACATTCATGAGTCAGTTGTTGTTTCCCCCACTTCTTAAATTCATCAAGCATCAGCATGTCTAGCATTGAAAACTATCAGTCAATTACCGGAATGAATAATCATTTTCCTGTTCACAaagatgtgtatatatagtttggtatttctttttcttagggTATGGATTGTTTTTGTCACTTATTTTACTGGTAGGTTTTCAGTTCCCAGGTGTCTACAGTGCCTTTAAGAGTTGTGTGTAATAGCACAGAAAATGGTTAATGGTCACCTGtgacttaaaagaaaaaagttgcacaaaagaaatgcaaaggCAGAATCCATTTGTATTTCCAAAGAAAGAGCATAGCCCCAAAATACCCTATAGAAGAAAATGATGTGAATAGTCACCTCACTCCAAATGACGCCATAGTCTCTGTGAAATGCCAGCGGGTGCAGTGTTTCTTTAGAGCATATACAGCTAACCCACACAAACCTGATATTGGATTGAGATGAACCCTTGAAATGATTCGATTACTTAGCTTCACATAGAACCCAATGATGGGGCTAAACTCTCCTTTGCCACTGCAAATAAAAAGACAGCAATCCCAGGGGGGTGACGCCAGGTCTATGGCAGCTCCCCAGTCCCACTCTCCCGCCCCGCGCTCCAGTGTCAAGAAGCCCCTCTATGAACATTCCACGGGGGTGATGTTCTGTGGGTATAGAGTGGCTGAGCATGGAGAAACAAAACATTGTTGCCCAGCCTCTAACCCCATGCTCCATGGGCAATCACTGAATATGTTACTGTTAATACCATCAACTTTAGCTTAATTCTTCCTCCTCGCTATGAATCCCGACTCCCCAGCAACATATGACAGTGGGACTGGGGCTGCCCATGGCAGTCCAGCTCCTCCAGAAGGCATACTACCAAAGACCTAGAGGATGCTGCTTCTGTGGCTATGGTTTAACTTGAATAGCACTGTTGCATTTAAGAGGAGGATAGGCCCCAAATATATTTGCAACCAACGTCTTGAGCTTTGTTCTGATAGGTATCTGTGGGTGTGAACAGAAGGCAATCCTGAGGCACATGGTCTCTGTGCTGATGACCCTAGCCACAAGCTCTTTAGCCCAACCCCCCTATCTGTTCCATGGTGAGGGTAGAGATAAAACCCACCTCCCTTGGCAATGGGATGAGGAAACTCCACACGTACAGACTCAGGAACACATGGAGCTTCCCAGTCTCCGTGCAGGAATAAGCTACACAGGGAAGGATTTGGTCCCTCATTTttgatggcctgggccctggcAGTTTAATTATTATGCTGGTCCCAGAATCTCATTAGCTTGTTAGAAGAAACAGTCCTGaaagttctctctccctctggctcctctaATTGGGAAATCTGAACATATGTGACATAATATGTAACTTTTCCTGAATTTAGTTTCCTATCAAATTGTATTAATTGAGGAAAATGATCCAGATCCATCCATGATAGAGTTCTGGGCAGGCAGATAGAATGTGAGGAATAATAACATGGATGGCTGTAAAAAGGAATCAGTTCAAGTGTGACCTTTTTGGGCAAGTAGCCAACACTCTAGATTATATAATATACCAATTACTTGATTATTGGAAATGCTAATCAGCAACATAACCCTCCATGTTAAAGTTTAGCCTCTCCATTAGGGTGTAGACTGTCAAGCTGGTCTAGCTTGATGCAATTCAAGAAACCAGCTAAAAACCCTCAGTGCCAGCTCCTCAGTGCAAGGCAGGCATGCAGCTCATGAGAGGAatattttgctgggtgtaattgTTTCAAATTTGAATGGCGTGAGCTTTCTAAAATTAGCAGTGATAGCGTTGGCCGCATGCACATAGTGCATCCAGGCAGAATCATTTTAACCCTACAGTTTCAGTGTAAGTGGTTTTTAAGGTGAACAAGTTAAAATGCTACAGACCATTTGGCTTTCATATAATACTTCAGGTAAATTGAACTATAAAATTAAATGGCACACATGGCTACACTCAGAACGAGCTCctacctttgtgtgtgtgtgtgtgtgtgtgcacaggtgcaGAGGTGGGGGAAGCTGAGGTGGGGGCTTCTTACTCCGTGCAAGCAGAATAGCTTTGTAGCTCTACGGAGAGAGCtaagagcaggacaattactgcTCTAGCCCATGCACCTTGTCCCCATGGGCTCACAGTCTGCTGAGTAGGTCATATACTTAGTCCTGCAGCTGGCTAGTGCCTATGTTGTCGTCATAATGACACACATAGCGTAGAACGCTTCTTTTCAGGGCCAAAGTCATATGTATCCCACTATGAAATCCCCTCCTCCCAAGAAATCCTGCTGTGGGTCGTGGGAATCCTGAGACAGAGAACATATATATTAACCTTTCTGCTGCCTGACAGTTTTCTATGACGCCCTCACTGCAGCATCTCTGTGTATCTACCAGCATCCTGTTCTCCCCTCAATGCACTGACCATGATAGGATCGGGCCCTACATGTcaaacaaaaacatattttatgTGTTTAAATGGTTCCTGCTAGTTATCTTTGTTGACACAGCACTATAGGCCAGATTCACAGCTGGGGTAAACTGATGTATCTCCACAGGCAAAATCTGTTCCAAAAATAACTCCTATACCTGACATCTTACGAACCTGATTTTTAACAGTCGTTCTGGGGGAGACTGTTTACATTACAAACATGTACATGTTTGCCTGGAATTGAAGTTCAGCCCTCAAGAAATGCCTGATACTAACAGTGATCTTA
This genomic window from Eretmochelys imbricata isolate rEreImb1 chromosome 3, rEreImb1.hap1, whole genome shotgun sequence contains:
- the SOBP gene encoding sine oculis-binding protein homolog, encoding MAEMEKEGRPPENKRSRKPAHPVKREINEEMKNFAENTMNELLGWYGYDKVELKDGEDIEFRNYSADGESRQHISVLKENSLPKPKLPEDSVISPYNINTSYPGLATGNGLSDSPAGSKDHGNVPIIVPLIPPPFIKPPAEDDVSNVQIMCAWCQKVGIKRYSLSMGSEVKCFCSEKCFAACRRAYFKRNKARDEDGHAENFPQQHYAKETPRLAFKNNCELLVCDWCKHIRHTKEYLDFGDGERRLQFCSAKCLNQYKMDIFYKETQANLPAGLCSTLHPPVENKAEGTGVQLLTPDSWNIPLADARRKAPSPVSAAGQIQGPGPSASTTASPSDTANCSVTKIPTPVPKPIPMNENPNIPPVSVQPPASIVPPIGVPPRSPPMVMTNRGPVPLPIFMEQQIMQQIRPPFIRGPPHHASNPNSPLSNPMIPGIGPPPGGPRNIGPTSSPMHRPMLSPHIHPPTTPTMPGNPPGLLPPPPPGAPLPSLPFPPVSMMPNGPMPMPQMMNFGLPSLAPLVPPPTLLVPYPVIVPLPVPIPIPIPIPHINDSKPPNGFSSNGENFIPSTSSDAAGAKPTNNSTSPRDSKQGPSKSSDSSPSCSGQSLNQAQVVQEHSRNEVVDLTVRPSSPMNNKFSFSSVLQGPQDGVIDLTVGHRSRLHNVIHRALHAQVKVEREPNSVVNLALSSSDKRNCSNCRDNCSPIETKMLPCSHPAHCGPVSLASGTSGLETSAAVCNVIVNGTKSTEGSKNSEQSPEQKKPQPQEEPAVSELESVKENNCASNCHLEGEAGKKMGEEPLTGGDKQDPNLNNPADEDHAYALRMLPKTGCVIQPVPKPAEKTAMAPCIISTPILSTGPEDLEPPLKRRCLRIRNQNK